A stretch of the Thermococcus sp. genome encodes the following:
- a CDS encoding GNAT family N-acetyltransferase, whose protein sequence is MSGVRIERLQRLDQETLERLIEIYMRGYEGMREYGGEGESYAKRYLRWCWGKAKDGFFVAKVGDEIAGFIVCDSDWYSKYEGRTVGAIHEFVVDKRFQGHGIGHRLMEKCLEYLGEHNDRIELWVGEKNEKAIRFYEDYGFKRVGQSGIWVRMVKDLRKDGAPREKGKQVV, encoded by the coding sequence ATGAGCGGGGTAAGGATAGAGAGGCTCCAAAGGCTCGACCAGGAAACGCTGGAGAGGCTCATTGAGATATACATGAGGGGATACGAGGGCATGCGCGAATACGGCGGTGAGGGAGAGAGCTACGCGAAGCGCTACCTTCGATGGTGCTGGGGCAAGGCAAAGGACGGCTTTTTCGTCGCAAAGGTCGGCGATGAGATAGCGGGCTTTATAGTCTGCGACAGCGACTGGTACAGCAAATACGAGGGAAGAACCGTCGGGGCGATCCACGAGTTCGTGGTTGACAAACGGTTCCAGGGGCACGGGATAGGCCACAGGCTCATGGAAAAGTGCCTTGAGTACCTGGGAGAGCACAACGACAGAATAGAGCTGTGGGTCGGGGAGAAGAACGAGAAGGCCATCAGGTTCTACGAGGACTACGGGTTCAAACGCGTTGGTCAGAGCGGGATATGGGTGCGCATGGTCAAAGACCTGCGGAAGGACGGTGCACCCCGTGAAAAAGGGAAGCAGGTGGTTTGA
- a CDS encoding Zn-ribbon domain-containing OB-fold protein, whose amino-acid sequence MARPMQVSRYWRHFREKYRLIGGKCENGHVHFPKRSICPVCGSRNVEEIKLSGKGRVISWTIVRNPPSGFEYYKPFPLALIELEEGPVVLAQLTDVDPEEIDFGMEVEVVTKKIREFEEDGIILYGYKFRPPVK is encoded by the coding sequence ATGGCGCGCCCGATGCAGGTTTCCCGCTACTGGAGGCACTTCCGTGAGAAGTACAGGCTCATAGGTGGAAAGTGCGAGAACGGCCACGTTCACTTCCCGAAGAGGTCGATTTGCCCGGTCTGCGGCTCAAGAAACGTCGAGGAAATCAAACTGAGCGGAAAGGGCAGGGTCATCAGCTGGACGATAGTCAGGAACCCGCCGAGCGGCTTTGAGTACTACAAGCCCTTCCCCCTGGCACTGATAGAGCTTGAGGAGGGCCCCGTGGTTCTCGCCCAGCTGACCGACGTTGATCCCGAGGAAATAGACTTCGGCATGGAGGTAGAGGTCGTCACCAAGAAGATAAGGGAGTTCGAGGAGGACGGAATAATCCTCTACGGCTACAAGTTCAGGCCGCCTGTGAAGTGA